The following is a genomic window from Malus sylvestris chromosome 7, drMalSylv7.2, whole genome shotgun sequence.
GAAAAATGATATCtgcactcattttcttcttttgcatACCTTGCTTATTTGTGTCCTTGATTTTCCTTTAATTTATGCAAACCTAAACAATGTGTATGTAAGAAGAAAAAGAGTGCGGATATCATTTTCCTtcgttttctatctttgtttttttttacttaaattGCATAGGCCATCTGATGAGTAGTGTTTTTCATGTCATTTGACAGAAGAAAAGATGAATATTTCAAACTGAAAGccataacaaagaaacaaaggagAAAATCTCCTGTCTCCACCAAACAAATACTACAACAAAACTGTCTTCGGATGATCGGTACTCATACACAGATGCAGGATACCATATATAGGGGCTATACAGTTAAAAGTGCCTAGAAATGAACTCGAAATACAGAAGGAAAACGTAGTTAGCACCGTGTGCTTGTGTGGCTGCTTCTTACATTGAAACAGACGAACCTTGAATTATCGACACCCTAGGGTAGCTCTTCCTTCCTCATTGATGGTTGTATTTCTACAAATTTTCTGAAGATCAATGTACCCTATAATGGTATCCTCGAAAAATACACCGTCAAGGTTTGCTTCGTTGAAGGTGGAACCTGATAAGACAGTGTTAATAAACAAAGCTCCTTGCAGATTCGCTTTCTCAAAGTTAACCCGGTCTAGAACTGCGTTTGAGAAGTTTGTACctgaaaaagagaaagaaaaaaattgataatCACCTCTTTCATTCCATATTACGATCTTGTGCATTTGATATCAAGGATGATCCGCAAGCTTACCCTTGAAGCTAGCTCCTGCAGCATAAGCCTTTGACATCACAACTTCTGTCATGTCTGCGCCATCAAATTTGGCTCCGGACATGAGTGCTGCTGCAAGACTCTTCCCCTTAAGATTGGACTTCTCGTTTGTGTAATCACAGAAGCGGAGATCAATTGCCTTGTCGTAAACTCCATTTGCCTGACCTATCGTGTTTCCAACAAATGCAACCTCACACCGCTTTGGATCAGTAGACAATGGAGGCAACCTCTGTTGGACACAGAAGAGGTCAATTTAGCAACTTTTCACAGTCACAGCTATAAGAAGTTAGAACTGGTAACTTATAATTTGGATAGTGACATTTTGGCTCCTGCTTATTTAATGAACATGTGGCGTTTCAAAAGAGAtgaaagaaaacataacaaggGAAAACGGGGCATTCAGAAAGGATTCGGTAATAAGAGATCGATACTAGAAGTGGCAAAGTAACGAAAAATCTTATAAAGTATCTTGAATCTCTGCTCATGCCATAAATggattttcttaaattttttgaTACTTAGAATGCTATTGGAGGCAAGCATTGTACAAGCGGATTGGTACAGACTTGTCTGGTTCTCTACGGCGATTCTAAAACAGGGTTCATTTCTTGGTAGCTTATTCGTTCCAACTAAGGCTAGACAAATTTCCTGAGCCTAGACAACCAACTCTCAACACAATCTTTGTCGTGATGAGTTTAATTGGATAAAATCGCAGTAAAGGAACGAGTTCAATATTTCCGATTATCACATTTGGTGTAAAGGCATCCCCCGATTCATGAATAAAGCTTTGTGATCTGAAGCTATGTTGAGGACCTCAAGGATTATTAATAGAGAAATTTGTAACTTGTGGATTTTTGGCGTGAGTTTGTCACCGCTTAGCTGGTTGTATGTCCTACTTTTGCTTTGTTCTCGATTGTCCTACAAGCTGATGTTGTGTTCCTCATTTTTGTATACATGATCTTGTTTCATGATACAAAACATTAAGACATTCGGAAGTAAGAAAAGCGAGAGAAAGGAATGACATTCAGTTCAACATGGGGATGAATCTCCCATGAACATTCCATTAGTCCATTGTGTATAACGTCTCAACTACATCTTTTGCATGATATCTATATGCTTCCATTTTAAACAGACGATGAAGACAACAAAATCGTAAGGCAACGGCACCAAAAGCAAGTCaagtgaaaaataaatatacggAATGAGAGCGTTTCAAACCTGACCAGCAGCAATTACAGGTGAGGCAGCGGTACTCAAGGCCCAAACAGCAAGAACCCCACAAGCTACATTCTTAACTTGCTTCCACTGACTCAAATCTTCCTTTGTTTCATGACCATCCCTAGAAGCTGCACCCGCCCaattaaaccaaaacataaATCCACATCTCCCATTTTAATGCAGGATACTAAACTAGGCAGAAAAAGGGGCGATCCCAAGCCAACAAGGCTTCCTCGCTTTGCGAGGTCGGGATGAACGTCTATCGTATGCAGTCTTACCCTTATTTTGCAAAAAGGTTGTTTCCCTGACTCGAACTCCAAAACTATGCAGAAATATGCTTATAAATCTACTAAAATAGAAGTTTCCAACTTTTTTACAAGACGATATTCTACGAAGGGTATTCGAACTTCGGTGTAACCTTGCAAGGGGCAACGTTGGGCCTAGCCAAATCTCCTAATCTATATATGCAAGTTGCCATTTGAGACTGCATCTTAGAAAGCACTTTTGTTTATTAACAATTTTACTACAAGTGATTTTATTAGAAACGAGTTGAAATATTTATTAAAGAAACTTCCTAAGAAGCATTTGGAAGACGTTTCTCCAAGTGCTTCTATGAAAGTACTTGTAAGTGAAGCAGAACTTGAAGTTGTTATttataagcaaaaaaaaaaaatcaatcttcataAACATTAATTCACCAAACAACCTAGAAGCAATCATTGAGAAAGGCTTACCGGAGCAAAATACGCGCGTCGGCGAGTGGAATTGCGGGCGTTTCGTCTGGGAGAATTGGAGAGAAACGCCGTTTCGAGACAGAAGAATCGATGAAGAAAGTGAAGCAGCCATTTTTCAGAAGACAATGGCAGAACTGAGACAATGGTCTTCTCATTCTCTTATCCTTGTTCTTCTTTACCGTTGGTATCCGCGGATCAAGATGACGTGGCTTGACACGTGGGATCGTGTCTGACGCCAATAAAAATCTCTGGAATTGGACCATCGCCTGATCCCTGGGGATTCTAGAGATCAACGCACACGGACTGTTGATAAAAAATCATAcggtcataatttttttcttttttatatttttcttgcaaAATGAGGCTATTTTACTTTTACAAATATTTAATTAGAACCGTACGATTTTTTATCAACGATCTGTGTGCGTTGATCCCTAAGACTCCCAAGGAAGGGATCCGGCGAGGATTCAAACCTCTTCTTTTGCTCTTATTAGCCTTATCCCCGTGGGTCACCGCTGAATTGTCAATCTACGGTCACAGTTGCACTACCCATCGATGGAAGCGACATGTCGTAGGAGTTCAAAGTCAAACTTAGGAATGAATGAGGAGATATTTTTTTAGGAAAGGGGTTCTCTTCGAATCATTTCCTTCTAATTCTTCAAGTTCGGAGATCCGaactattaaaatttgatcaaacaactACAAACAGGGGTTCatattaaaagttataataactttaaccgtttgattaaattttaatggTCCTGATTCCCGGACTTGGTGGATTAAGAGGAAGGGATCCGAAGATgattcttttccatttttttaacgTGTCTAAAATACGAAGCAATacaacataaatatatatatatataatgacgCATAGCGTATGTGAATCTCTCCACTACGAGACAATGTTAATTTtagagtaaattacatagtagcccctcaggtttgaggtttattacaatctcatacaacatctttaaaacatttcactttcatacctcacgtactattttatttcaaaataatacatccgttacattttccatccattgatccgttatgtgctgacgtggttgccacgtgactgccaaatgtgtgccacgtggcataattttattaaaaaaataaaagataaaaaaaaaaccctaaagaaCGCAGAacccacccccacctcccccgCAACCCCTCCCCACCCCTTTAATCCCTAACCCATCACCCTTCCTCCCCGACACCTCCTTCCCTTACCTAACCTCCACTCCTGCCAACAGCCGCCAACCCACACCTCTACCTAGCCTACACACAATCCCTAGATCAAACAAAAAggaagggaaagaaagaaagaaaatttatcGCATAGGTCCAATCCATTTTTCTGCAACATCAAATGGGTGCAGACTgcaaagagagaagagaaagagaatgaACCGGCCGGCGACATAGATGAAGGCGAAGGTGGCGAACATGGAGACCAAGAGCATCGGGATCCGAGACCCGAAAACGGTGCAGGAGAGACGAGCACTGGATCATCTGCTCTGCATCTTCTCTCTCATTGCTGGTTCTGAAATCCTAACCAATCCGTTCCGATAGAACCGTGGCGTGTGCAGATTGCCGAGTGAGCTCGGAGAAGACGATGGATTGTGGGGGGTGGACTATTACCAATACATTGTCCGGAAGAAACAGATCTCGAATTTGATTGGAGTCGAGATTTTAAAGTTGTGTAGGCTGTGGCAGAGGTGTAGGCTGTGGATGAGGGGGGTGGGGGGTTGCGGGGATGGGGTTCTGGGAAGAGGTGTGGGTTGGCAGCGGTTGGCAGAAGTAGAGGTTAGGTTGGGGAAGGAGATGTCGAGGAGGAAGGGTGTTGGGTTAGGGATTGAAGGGGTGAGGAGGGTTGCtggggaggtgggggtgggtTTTGCgctttcaggtttttttttttttttttttaataaataaaattatgccacgtggcacacatttggcagtcacgtggcaaccacgtcagcacttaacggatcaatggatggaaaatgtaacggaggtattattttgaaataaaatagtacgtgaggtatgaaagtgaaatgttttaaagatgttgtatgaggttgtaatagacctcaaacctgaggggctactatgtaatttacccttaattttatttgaagatatattttttaatatgtcTGAAATACGAAGCGAAATGACAGCATAACGTATGTGTCCGAAAAATCTCTTTACAACGAGACAATGTTAAGCTTAACTTGAGTCTAGTCAGTTGGCTACACGTAAATAGTAAATTTTGGTAAAAGCGAACTCCTAAGGTTAAGgaacaacaaacaacaaaagGAAAAGGGCGGAGAAACGGTCGGAGGAATCGACGTTTGACTTTCTTGGGATATTTGAGGAATCTGTCTCCACTGTTTCTCTTTCTCCGACTGCGCACTGTCAAAAAACAAAGAATCTGTTCCGACAATGGGGAGCCAGAGCCAGAGCTCGTGCCTGTCGTACGAGAAGATCAACGGCGTCGCCAGTTGGCTTGGGACCCACGTGGCCTCCGCCTTCTTCGCCTCCCTTGAGCGCTGCTCCTGCATCAACCTCTCCACCTCCGACGACCACGAAACCAACCCCGAGGAGGCCCACGACCGCCCCCTCATGCTCTTCGCCTCCCGCTCCGTCAACCTCAGCGACCACCGCCCTCACTACGTTTCTTCCACTTCCTCCGCCtccgcctcctcctcctccgccccTCCACCGAACGACGTCGTCAACCTCCCCGTCTGAATGGGTGAATCGGATCAATTGGGTCGTTttgtttcttctctctctagGTTGTTTTCTGCATCTTGAATTTTTGTGGGTTTCATTGCGTCCTTTTCAGGTTGTGAAGTTTGAGGTTGGATCGGGAAAATTGGGGTTGGATTTGTTGTTTGTGAGATTAAAAGTtaaaatgcttttttttttatatcagtGTTGTTTGTTGCTTCTCTTCCAAGTGATATGCGGTTGGTATCGATGTGAAGGAAAATAGAAAGTTTTTCTGGGAATTTTATGggtttgatttgatttctttttgTGATCATTCTAAAGAGAATAATTTGTGTTTTGGAATGTGAAATTGTGAATTGATTACTGAAGAATATCTAGCAATTTGGTCAGTTGGTCGTGCTAAAAGGATTACAAGCATACTTCCTCGAAGAACAAAGTTTTTTGGAATCTCCTATATATTGGGATTAAACTGAAAGGTTGtttgattatttttaaatttgattgaaagatgattgcaATGGAAACAGCCAATGGCTTAAATAGTCGTATTACAATTCCTAGGACAACACAAAGGTCTTAAGTAATCAAACGATATTAATCAAACAAGAATCGAAAAATCCGACTTTTATTACAGaattaaaattacaattttGGAAGCCTAAACAATCGTTTTTGGCATTAAACACGGGCACATTGTACTATGATTTTTGTTCTACTTGCGGTTCTCTATAAAAACGACGTTGTATGCCTAATTCTGACACCAAAATATTTATTGTTGCCCTTTATGTCACCATATCAAATGAATTCaacatttttcaactttaattccttttttttttaatttgaaacattttattttattttaatttttttgttggaCTTGTCTCATATGTGTCCTACATCAAGATGACATATGTGGTTAGATAGGCAAGTTGGTCAAGGCATAGTAGTTTGCTCACCTCTTTTTCTCTAGGGTTTGAATCCCTATCTCGTAGAATGACGAAAGATAACATGTGGTGGGTTAAGCCAATTAGCCACGACATGGTAGTGTACCCGCCCCTCACAACTCTAGTTCGAATCCCCCATAtcataaaaatatcaaaaaatgaCATGTTTAGACCATTTGTCTAGGGCATTGTCGATGTAGCTCTTTGAAAAGTTCCAATCTTCCATATCCAAAGATGAGGGATGTTCTAGATTTAGCAATTGGATCACTCATTTTGGGCCTATGGAGAGGCCTTGTTGCGGGCTTAGGGCAACTCTAACCCTAAAAGCCTCTTGGGCTATAAGCAACTCAATTCCCtttagtgaacagtaactgtctTTAGTGAACAATAACTGTCCTATTGCATTTTCACCCCTAAACTGAATAGCTCAGGCTATtggtattaaaattttaaaatataaaataaaagataattttatttttaaattcagaTAATGATAAAAAGATTTGTTGAAAGTATTGAAATGTAGTGTAAGGTGGAAGAGCATGATtagatatttatagaaaaaaaaattataattttttttattgtagctGATGCCACTATGACGTCAGCATGATGTCACACCACTCAAGCTCTGAGCCAGACGATTTGGGCCTAGTGAGAATGTCGGGCTCCCTTGGACCCCAATGGATTGCTTAGAGAGGAGAAGGAGATTTTGGAGAGAAGAAGATTTGGTTGCCTATCCCTTTGGTTGCCTATCCCCTAGGAGATTTGAATGGGCTAGAGTTGCACTTAGGTTGGATATATGGGCTACTTATCCCCCAATATTTGCAACAAAGCAACAAATATCCATGAACATGCTAATCCGGCTTCCCCTTTTCTTAAAAAGGTTGTTTTCCTTTCTTAAACTCCAAACAAAATAAACTTTTGGGTTACAAAACCAATTAATCTAACTTCTAATCTTAATTATGATGTTCTGTCATGCCCAAAAGAAGATGGAGGAGTGACAATTATCGTATGTCGGTTTGTCGGAGATTCGGCTTTAGACCCGATAAGTAAGTTTTGTCAAGCTAATCACGCTCATAATTCCTCATGTGACATCCCAActtttctctgttttttttttatgggttcGTTGAATGTTGTCACCTTGTACAATTGTCCTTGAATAATGCAGGCTTGTTGGCCAAAAGTAGAAGATGAACAGTTCAATAATTGATGTTAATTTGTTTTGTGCTCCTTCCTTTTCACTTTATAATTCCCACTAATACATGTCTCATGTCCCCCTCTTCATAATTAGTCATATgcttttttctccttgtctccTAATTGAATCTTTGATACT
Proteins encoded in this region:
- the LOC126627929 gene encoding uncharacterized protein LOC126627929, coding for MGSQSQSSCLSYEKINGVASWLGTHVASAFFASLERCSCINLSTSDDHETNPEEAHDRPLMLFASRSVNLSDHRPHYVSSTSSASASSSSAPPPNDVVNLPV
- the LOC126630671 gene encoding thylakoid lumenal 17.4 kDa protein, chloroplastic-like; translated protein: MAASLSSSILLSRNGVSLQFSQTKRPQFHSPTRVFCSASRDGHETKEDLSQWKQVKNVACGVLAVWALSTAASPVIAAGQRLPPLSTDPKRCEVAFVGNTIGQANGVYDKAIDLRFCDYTNEKSNLKGKSLAAALMSGAKFDGADMTEVVMSKAYAAGASFKGTNFSNAVLDRVNFEKANLQGALFINTVLSGSTFNEANLDGVFFEDTIIGYIDLQKICRNTTINEEGRATLGCR